The genomic stretch GGTGTTGGACGCCCCGTCGATCTCCTGGACGTCGGCGCCGCTCCCCGACCCGATCTCCTCGCACGCGGAGCAGGCGAGGCACGGTGCGGGGGTGGGCCCCTTTTCGCAGTTGAGGGCGCGGGCGAGGATCCGGGCGAAGGTGGTCTTCCCGACGCCGCGAGTGCCGGAGAACAGGTAGGCGTGATGGATCTTCCCGGAGGCGATGGCGTTGGCGAGGGCGCGGGAGACGTGGCCCTGCCCGACGATCTCCTCGAACGTCCTCGGGCGCCACTTTCGCGCCAACGCCTCATAGGCCATCGGTCGTCCCCCGGGAACCTCCACCGGGGGTCCGCCGGCGGCCAGGGGAACCGCCGGCACACGGAGTTGTGCGGCTACCGCTGCTTCCTTCCGGACCTGACGGGGTTTGCCGCATTCCGTTGCGGCGGGCCTGACCGCCGGCGCACCCTCGGCGGGAATGTGTATGTTACGGGATTCCGTGGGGCATTTCAAGCGAGGAGGTCCCCGCGAGAAGGTCCCAGCTTGACGGCGGGCCCGGACCGTCGATATACTCATACCAAGTATATGTATAAGGAGGACGCGATGCCCCTCTGCGGCGACGACCACCCGAAGCTGATCGCGCGGATCAACCGCATCGAAGGACAGACCCGCGGCCTGAAGAAGATGGTGGAGGAAAACCGGGACTGCATGCAGGTGCTCAAGCAGATCGCCGCCACGGAAGGCGCCTTGCGGGCGCTGGGCGGCATGATCCTGGAGGACCACCTGAAAGGGTGCGTGACGGACGCG from Thermodesulfobacteriota bacterium encodes the following:
- a CDS encoding metal-sensitive transcriptional regulator, which encodes MPLCGDDHPKLIARINRIEGQTRGLKKMVEENRDCMQVLKQIAATEGALRALGGMILEDHLKGCVTDAIRGRERGPDRIKEVVDLFGKFGK